GACCCTGTTCGATTTCCTGGCGTTCCAGACCGCCTTCGACGCCGGCTGCTCATAACCGCTCGAACCCGCGATGTTCCAAGGGGACCGCACGATGCCAAGACTCGCGATCCTGCTCGCCACGCTCGGAATGATCACGTTCTGGACTGCCAGCGCGGCCGGACAAGCGTGCACCGAGCCCGACACCATCTGCCTGGTCCACCTCGACGGAACGATCGGCGTGCGCTACGACGCGGCCGATGCCGCCGGCCAGGCCGGCCATGCCGTGGCCTTCGCCGGCGACCTCAACGGCGACGGCATCGACGACCTGGCCGTGGGCGAGTACGAGGCCGACGGCGGGTACGGCGGGCCCGGCGCTGTGTACCTGGTCTACGGCAAGGCCGCTCCATTCGGGGCGCGCGAGTCGCTCGTTGCCCTTGGCCAGGGCGAGGGCACGCGCCTGACTCCACCGCCCGGCGTGAGCGGCTTCGGCTTCGAGCTGGCGCGCCTCGGCGATCTGGATGGCGACGGGTACGACGACCTGGCGATCGGCTGCTACGACCGTTATGGCGGCGTTGGCCGGGCCTACGTGCTGTTCGGGCGTGCGGGCGGCTTCCCGGCAAACGCCAGCCTGGACGACCCCGGCGTTCGCTCGCTCGCGCTCACCGCCGCCACGCCGCTCTCGTACGCGAGCGTGGCCGTCTCGTCGGCGGGCGACTTCAACGCCGACGGCCGGCCCGACCTGGCTATCGGCGCGCCGTACGCCGGCGCGGGCGGCGAGGCGTACGTGCTCTGGGGCCGCGATGTGCCCGGTGGGGCCGAGCCCTTCCCCGAGGCGCTCACCCTGGGCGCCTGGCCCGCGTCGGTGGGCCTGACGCTGCGCGGCGGCCCGGGCCAGGCGGCGGGGTCCTCCGTCGCTGGCGCGCCCTTCGGACGCACCGGCGACGCCAACGGCGACGGGATCAACGACCTGCTCGTCGGCGCACCGCTGGCCGCACCCGCCGGTCGATCCCGGGCCGGCCGTTTCTACCTGGTCTACGGCTCGACGGCCCACGGCACGGGCGGCCGCACGATCGACCTGCCCGCCATGCCCGCGGGCGTGGGCGTTCGGTTCGACGGGCTCGAAGAACGCCAGTATGTGGGCTCGCGTGTGGCCTTCCTGGGCGACCTCAACGCCGACGGTCTGGACGATTTCGGCACCTTCTCGCCCGCGGCCGGGCCCAGCGGCTCGGTCGACGGCCGCGGGTGGATCCGCTTCGGCCGCGCCCCGGGCGACGGCTTCCTCCCCATCGAGCCGCTCTGGGCCGACGATGCCGGCCGCGGCTTCGAGCTTCGGGCCGATCGCGCCCTGTCGCGCTACTTCGGCGTCGGCGCGGCGGCGATCGGAGATTTCGACGGCGACGGCATCGACGACGCCCTCATCGGCGCCTCGCTCACCTCGTACTGGCCGCCCTACGAGGCCGGCCGCGGCTTCATCCTCCAGGGCGCCCGCTCGTGGCCGGCCCGCGTCGAGCTGGGGTCCAGCCCCGAGCGATACATCCCCATCGACGGCGACTCGGACGACCAGGAAGCGGGCGCCTCGGTCGCCGGCCTGGGCGACCTCAACGGCGACGGCCTGGCCGACCTCGTGCTGGGCGCCCCGGGCCAGGTGGGCGACGCGGGCCCCCCCGGCGCGGCCTACGTCGTCTTCGGCGGCGCGATCGCGAGCGCCTGCCCGGCCGACGTCGACCGCGACGGCGCGCTGACGGTCTTCGACTTCCTGGCCTTCCAGAACCTCTTCGGCGACGGCGATCCTCGCGCGGACCTGGACGGCGACGGCGCACTCACGCTCTTCGACTTCCTCGCGTTCCAGACGGCCTTCGACGCGGGGTGCGGATAACGGGGCGGCTCTCCCGCGGGCCAGTGCTTCACGGGACCCCGAGCAACCGCGACGGCGCGGGCTGGCGCGGTGGTGTCGCGGGGCGGCGCGGCGACGGTGCGGGCCTGCGCGGTCGTTCCGTGGGCCTGCGCAGTCACTCTGGAGGCCTGCGCCGTCATTCTGGAGGCCTCCACCGCGGCGCTGTGGGCCCGCGCCGTCATTCTGTGGGCCTGCGCCGTGACTCTGTGGGCCTGCGCGGTCATTCTGTGGGCCTGCGCCGTCGTTCTGTGGGCCTACAGAATCATTCTGGAGGCCTGCAGAATCGTTCTGTTGGCCGTGCGCAGCGTCCGGTTCGCCGTTATGCACGTCCGCCCGAGTCGCACCCTCGCGCGGAATGCCGAGAAGATGGGCGTTTCTGGCTCGTTCGAATAATCGTTGGGGGTTGCATGGGTGGTGTTCGGGTGGGCGGTGGTTTGTTCCGAGAAGGCCGGGCTAGGCAGCCCTCGATCTACGGTCCGCGGCAGTCCGGATGCCCGTGGTGCCGCGCCGGGCCTGGAGGGCGAGGTAGTTGTCGCCGGTTGCGCCTACCTCGCCGAACCACCACAGCGTCCAGGTGTCGCCAACTTCGGGCCGGTCGTCGTCGCCGAAGTAGAGCCAGCAGGTGACCGAGATGGGCAATCCACCAGGCTTGGGCGTGCTGCCAATATATCGCGCTTCGAGTGCCGCCCCATCTTGAAATCGCACGCTCATGGCTCAGCACCCCGACTCGAACAGGTTGAAGAACTCCAGGAAGTCGAAGACGTCGAGCATTCCGTCGTAGTCGAAGTCGGCGAAACCGGACGAGCCGCCGCTATCGAATCGGTTCTGGAACTCGAAGAAGTCGAAGACGGTCAGGTCGCCATCGGCGTCGAGATCGGCCGGGCAGCCGAGCAGCCACTCGAGCTGCCGTTCGGCGGTGAGGATGCCAGATTCCCAGTAGTCCCAGTGCTGGCCGTTGACGATTACCGCGCCGTCCCGTGAAACGACGATGGCTCCGGTCGAGTCGTCGACGAACTCGGCGATCACGGAGGCATCTCCGCCTGGTTCGAGCCAATCGCCATAGTCGCTGGTTGGCGGCAGGAACGGGTCGTCGTTTACGCGCCACCCAAGCTGGCGAAACGCCGGGTGCCGCCGCGTCGGATCGTCCCGCCCATGAACGGTGAATATATCTTGGAGCGGCTCTTCGACATCCACCGCCGCATCAATGCCGAGGATGGGCCACACTTCGGGCTGCTCGTCGAGCTGCGCCATCGAGAACATGAGCTTCCCGCCGCCGTCGACGTGCGAGGCCAGCTCGGCGATGATGTCGCCCGCCAGCGGTCCCTCGAACGCGTCGAACCACCGGATGATCACCAGGTCCCACGGGCCGTCGCGCAAGGCCGGCAGCAGCAGGTCCTCACGCTGGAAGACGAGCGTGACGTGATCGAGCAAGCCGAGATTCGAGAGTGCGCTGCCGATCGGAAAACTCTCGAACCCGCCTTGGCCGCTGAACAAGATGCGCGGATCATCTTGGGCCGTCGCGTTGGGAGATATCAGCGGCAAGGTTCCGCACGCGAGCAAAATTATGAACCTCATGTCGTTCCTCTCTTGAGCGGGGCGGTGTCGTTACATGAATCGATACATGAACCCAAGACCTGTCGCCGGCCCCGTATCGGCGTTGCCCCATGCATAGCCGCCGGGACGAGCTTTCGATGAGTTGGCCGGCTGCACGCAGCGGAGCTCGACTACCATGCGGCTGTACCCGAACGAATCGACGACCAGCACCGGGCTTGAATCGCCCTGCACGTTCGTTGTACGGA
This portion of the Phycisphaerales bacterium genome encodes:
- a CDS encoding FG-GAP-like repeat-containing protein translates to MPRLAILLATLGMITFWTASAAGQACTEPDTICLVHLDGTIGVRYDAADAAGQAGHAVAFAGDLNGDGIDDLAVGEYEADGGYGGPGAVYLVYGKAAPFGARESLVALGQGEGTRLTPPPGVSGFGFELARLGDLDGDGYDDLAIGCYDRYGGVGRAYVLFGRAGGFPANASLDDPGVRSLALTAATPLSYASVAVSSAGDFNADGRPDLAIGAPYAGAGGEAYVLWGRDVPGGAEPFPEALTLGAWPASVGLTLRGGPGQAAGSSVAGAPFGRTGDANGDGINDLLVGAPLAAPAGRSRAGRFYLVYGSTAHGTGGRTIDLPAMPAGVGVRFDGLEERQYVGSRVAFLGDLNADGLDDFGTFSPAAGPSGSVDGRGWIRFGRAPGDGFLPIEPLWADDAGRGFELRADRALSRYFGVGAAAIGDFDGDGIDDALIGASLTSYWPPYEAGRGFILQGARSWPARVELGSSPERYIPIDGDSDDQEAGASVAGLGDLNGDGLADLVLGAPGQVGDAGPPGAAYVVFGGAIASACPADVDRDGALTVFDFLAFQNLFGDGDPRADLDGDGALTLFDFLAFQTAFDAGCG
- a CDS encoding GC-type dockerin domain-anchored protein; its protein translation is MLDHVTLVFQREDLLLPALRDGPWDLVIIRWFDAFEGPLAGDIIAELASHVDGGGKLMFSMAQLDEQPEVWPILGIDAAVDVEEPLQDIFTVHGRDDPTRRHPAFRQLGWRVNDDPFLPPTSDYGDWLEPGGDASVIAEFVDDSTGAIVVSRDGAVIVNGQHWDYWESGILTAERQLEWLLGCPADLDADGDLTVFDFFEFQNRFDSGGSSGFADFDYDGMLDVFDFLEFFNLFESGC